The following are encoded in a window of Acinonyx jubatus isolate Ajub_Pintada_27869175 chromosome D4, VMU_Ajub_asm_v1.0, whole genome shotgun sequence genomic DNA:
- the IGFBPL1 gene encoding insulin-like growth factor-binding protein-like 1, with amino-acid sequence MPRSTSLFPLLLLLLPPLASGLGLRAAGGRRPECGPCRPEHCPAPARCPAPAIAARDECGCCARCLGAEGASCGGRAGARCAPGLVCASRAAGAAPEGTGVCVCAQRGAVCGSDGRSYPSVCALRLRARYTPRAHPGHLHKARDGPCEFAPMVVIPPRSVHNVTGAQVYLSCEVRAVPTPVITWRKVTQSPEGTQVLEDLPGDHVNIAVQVRGGPSDHEATAWILINPLRKEDEGVYLCHSANAVGEAESHGTVTVMDLSKYKVPRYPAPDDRM; translated from the exons ATGCCGCGCTCCACCTCGCTCTTCccgctgctgcttctgctgctgccgccgctggCTTCGGGCCTCGGACTCCGTGCCGCCGGCGGCCGGCGCCCCGAGTGCGGTCCGTGCCGGCCCGAGCACTGTCCGGCGCCCGCGCGCTGCCCCGCGCCCGCGATTGCGGCGCGCGACGAGTGCGGCTGCTGCGCGCGCTGCCTGGGCGCGGAGGGCGCGAGCTGCGGGGGGCGGGCCGGCGCGCGCTGTGCCCCGGGCCTGGTGTGCGCCAGCCGCGCCGCGGGGGCGGCGCCCGAGGGCACCGGGGTCTGCGTGTGCGCGCAGCGCGGCGCCGTCTGCGGCTCCGACGGCCGCTCCTACCCCAGCGTATGCGCGCTGCGCCTGCGCGCCCGGTACACGCCCCGCGCGCACCCGGGCCACCTGCACAAGGCGCGCGATGGCCCCTGCGAATTTG CCCCCATGGTTGTCATTCCACCCCGGAGTGTCCACAACGTCACTGGTGCACAGGTGTACCTGTCCTGTGAGGTGAGGGCTGTGCCCACCCCTGTCATCACGTGGAGGAAG GTCACACAGTCTCCTGAGGGCACTCAGGTGCTAGAGGACCTTCCTGGGGACCACGTCAATATAGCTGTCCAGGTGCGAGGGGGCCCTTCTGACCACGAGGCCACAGCCTGGATTTTG ATCAACCCTCTGAGAAAGGAAGATGAGGGAGTGTACCTGTGCCATTCAGCAAATGCGGTTGGGGAGGCCGAGTCCCACGGCACGGTGACAGTTATGGATCTGAGTAAATACAAAGTCCCCCGCTATCCAGCTCCAGACGACCGCATGTGA